One Alnus glutinosa chromosome 13, dhAlnGlut1.1, whole genome shotgun sequence genomic window, AAGGTGACTGGAACAAGTTTGCAGGGCTTCCACCACCTTGGTTAAAGGTGTCCACATACCTGCCAAAAGCACATGAAAATAGTTTTATCGAGACTAATTTGTTATCTCCATTTCGTTAGAGAAATGGAAACAAGGTAATGAACTTTGAGATAGGGCTGTCTGTACTTCATAGGTTTTCATACACCAAGCAAAGTTTATCACTAACCAAGATATTCCAAGAAAGCGTAAAAAGAGCTGCTAAGTCaatttttattgtatatttcTTCATGTTTCCTATTAAAGAACCAACATGGTTCCACATTCACCAACTTTTATACCAACTTACAAAAGGGCTGAACTCCACTTTATTTAATCGtgaattaaaataacaaaatatatatatatatatatagaatgcaAAATTCTTTCTATCAAAGTTACCTTGACCTAACACCCATCCTTCCACGAGCTGAGAATTGATTTGAGCCGGATGGAATAGATGGGATTCCTGAAGTATGTTCTGAAGGCGTGGGAGATCTGTAATCCAGGCTCTGATTGGTCGGAATCCCTTCTTTCTGCAACGCAGATTTCAAATTGTAATCTGACATACCATTCTGGAAGGCTGTAGTTGTTGGAGGGGGGGGTGGCAAGGCCGCTTCTTCAGCTGGGGGTTCAACACCTTCCTCTACCCATCTCTTCAACTTTTCATCATAATAGAAtttgttcgtttcacccagtttAGCCTTCAGCAGCAATAGAATAAAATCCATTTAAAAGGGGTACCAAGAAAAACATTGACCATATTCTTCCTCaagggaagaaaaaatataaaaaattaaataaaaaaaaataaaaagattggaGAGAAACCTAAAAAGAAACTACCTGTCGACCAGAGCGAGGTCTTAAAACTAGCCCAACAGTCTTTTGCAGTAACTGTGAGCCAAAACCAAAAGGAGCAAAGCGTGATGCCCCAACTGAAGCTTTACCTTGTTCATTTGATGAGGTCATTTCTTTTGACGAATCAACCTGATCCTATCTTCAGTCAGTaaaatctcataaatttaaCAGTTCGCTACAAATATAGATAATGTCTTCCCAAGCTGGGGGATACTATATACCTGTCTCGGAGTTCTACCAAAGTCTGGCTCTGAAACACTTCTATTAGCCATTTTCATTCTATTACCATCAGCCGTCCAATCGCTTATGGGCTCCATTGAAGCGGAAGGCATTAGTGATGACATGGCCATTGTTGACTGACTAGTTGATACTCTAGGGCCTGTTGGCTGGTGATAATGTTCATTACCTGGGAAACTTCCTTGTGATGTTGATGGAGCAGGTGGTGGTAAACCCCCAACAACACGATGTGCAGTACTATCAAAAAAGTTGAGCAATTTGCCGACTAACTTTGCAGGAGCCAAATTTGCGGTGTATCCACCCTGCAAATACAATGTTCATTCATAGGAATCAGCACTAATAGCTTAAAAGTAACGAGGATACAAATAATAGGACTAAGTACCTGTTGATGGGTTCTGATCCTCTCCTCAAGAGATAATAGTAATTGTTTCCATGTTTCTACTTCGGGTGCTCGACCAGTCTTCAGAGACTTCAATACCGCTTGACAATATCTGAACTAAGCTCACcacgttaaaaaaataaaaatgaaggcAAAATTGCATAAAGcatcaaattgaaacaatttCTACTTACCTCAAAGAGTCTGAAACCTTCCCCACTTCAGCTAGCATGTGTGCATATATGAGTTTATATGGTTGAAATGGCAGCAGGATAAACTGAGAATTTCCAAGCACCTTGGAATATTCATATAACTCGGTCCTCTGAAAAATACCATCAGGTCTGTTCAGTATGAATTTGCCATAAAGCATCATTTACTAGAAATTTTTCAGGGGATAACTTGCTTTTTTTCTGAGCCAAGGGGATAATTTGCTTGAGAAAGTGAAAAGGATGCTAGGGTGGACAACTACAAGGGTGAATCGGACATACGGCTATTACTTAAAACAAACCCACAATGACAGTGGTAAGCTgcccaacccaaaaaaaaattagaccacCAGTAACATTGTTATGAATGCATATACACATAATAAAATGAGTCACCCTGCATTCTCCAAGAAAGTTAAACCATCTTGCAACCACTAGAATGGCAGAACCAATAGATTTACAGAAGAAGCCTGCTCTGAAAAACAGAGCATGCATAAACAAAATTTTCCAACAAGAAAGATATGACCATGAATGCTAACTTGGAATCTGAAAGCACCTGAATAGCCTCTGGACTAGCATAGGTTCGAGGAAATTTCCAGTGATCTGCTCCAATTAGACAGAGTCTGGCACTGTCTGAGTATGACTCAAAGTTTGCTTCAGCAACTAAATAGCAGATGTGTGCAGCAGTAATCTGAAACAGGACTCATCTTAGGTTTAGGAATAGAAATAAAAGGCAGTAAAGGATATAAACTACAAAACGTGATATAATACCTCACTTCTTTCCTTCCACAGGCAATCTCCAAGATGAATAATTACAAGTTCATCATCTTTGGTTCTGTTTGCAGCTATTACGGCTAAATTTTCTTCCCAGTCATCAAACATACAATTGGCCCCAATCTAGAGTTTCACCACAAAAAGAATAGGTTGAGTGTCTAATTCAGAGATGCTAACAGaaaaatttggtaaaatttAGAAAGATGCAACAAGCCAGATCAAGGGTTTGAGCTATAGAGGGGTCCAAGATCATGAGAATCCTCACTAGCTTCAGGAGTACCTATATCGGTGTGTCAGAGAGGCAAAATATAACAGGAATATCAAGGTGATCCAAAATAATGTTCGCCTCTTTTAGCTTGTACTTTATAGGAAACCTCTACCTTGCTGTAGTGTCACGTTTCTTTGCTTATGTACTAGAGTATAGCATTGCCTATACTACAGTTTAAAacaacttaataaaaaaataaaaataaaaatgaaaacaagtGAGTTAATGTAGCAACAATCTATTAACATAGACAGTTCTTAAATTGATATGTCACCTGTGCAGGCTGTTGATGCATATTGACAGCGCCCGGAAGACCAGGATCAGCAGTGGTGTGCGAAGAAAACACTTCCGCTGGTTGCCCTGCAATTAGCAGGCATAAAGTCCGGAGAGGTGATCCTGCAACCAGCTGCTGAAGTGCCATTTGCTTTACAGTATCAACATAGAACTGCATTGGTCCGAGCCAACAATCccagcccaaaaaaaaaaaaaaaaaaaaaaaaaaaagagagagaaaaagagaagaaaaggtgAGAAGATGTGAGCTCAGTATATAACTACTAACTCCCAACTTCACAAACGCAAGCATTTGGATAGATTGAAATAGACAACAACCTGATCACCAAGCTGTGAAGCAAGTACAAGTGCAGGTCCCCACAACTGACCTTCTTGTGCACATTGTAGAGCCTCTCTCTTTCGACCAGAAACCAGAAGATTTTGTACCTCAGAAGCAGTTGCCTGAAAAGCACACCAAAATCTGTTACAAAATGGTAAAATTGACAACTATAAAAGAGGGGGGAAAGCAAAGCGACTTATCAAATACCTTTATTTGTCCTTCAGAAGGCAACTTCTGCAAACAGTGGCTAAGAGCACCATACTCACCGAATTGAGCACCATTCCTCTTAGCAGATGCAAAAAGTTTAGCGACTGCTGATTCTGgagaatcattttcctattgAGAATCCAAAGCTAAAAGATTAGCAAATGCCATATCAATGATATAGTAGATTgttcttaaagcataaaatcagTTGGAAGGAAAAAACTGAGAACCCGCTTATGGGAAGATACGACTGAAAAAGGCAGGCCAAATAAAAAAGTTATCACAATAACAAGAAACTCAATCTAAAATAATTCATTGAAACCGACAGCAACAGAGGTAAACCATTAACTATCCCTGTTTCTGAAAGCATCGCATAAAAGGAACCTCATTGGTAAGTCCCTGCATTTTAATATTCGTACTTCAAGTACAACAGAATGCCGTTCGCCTTGTTGGTGAAAAAAATACCTGTCATTCATATAGGTTTGGAGTTGTAGTTGCGAAATCGAAGGTAAAAAGATAGATATTCATTCAGTAAGTTTCAAAAACAGCTGATTGTCCGAACCCTGTCTTCTAGCATTAATAAATgcaataaaagagagaaagtgGGCTTCAAACTCAGCttacatcatgctatcagaagaaagaaaaaaggagaggaTGGGGGGCATTTATGTCACAGAGATTACCCTGTGGGCTTATGGAGAATACTCTATCACAGTGAGGCACTTGAATACTAAAGTATAGAGCAAATATGGAAGTACTGGAAGTATTTATGCCAAACCATATTTGGGCCTTCCTCCCCTCCTAGAGTCTGCTCCAGTTTTTCACCTGTTGAGGGTaatggtttctcccaatctcaTAATTGGCcgatcggttttgatcataacgggatttttgggaggaggacgttgatttttgggatgttttgcctttggattgggcaTTAGAGGGTGCTTTTGGGGAGGAAGCGTTGGCAATTCGGGATGcaatggaagaagaatttcagcatgacaagatgatatcgcgccaaaagtccaaaggcaagagggagcttctgAATCTGCATATAGCTCTATCAACTATGGCAACACTAAGCCTTCcactaggagtaggaaaggaaaAAACCTTATGTTGTAGAATTGTATGCTTGGGTTGGTTTGTGGGTCGTTCCTCCGGCTTTCGGTTTTGGCTTGGGTTCTTTTGAGGGTTGTTGTTCTTGGGTTTTTCCctctgtattttgggtttggttgtatttcgggtttaaggttttgggggtgttttcatgttttttaggtggggttttttttgtagtttgggctTTATGGGAGTATCTtctggtttttgggtttttgggggcTTTGGGTATTGTGTGTGCGTAGGTCCTTGTGGGCTTTCTTCTGTGGGCTAGCtaggttgttcctgtgtatacttcatgtgtacttaggggcgcttttcacttttttaataaagttttcttacttataaaaaaaataaaataaaataaaataaaataaaattatgccaAACCATACAGGCTATACAGCTGTTGCAAGAATGCACAAGCTAATAGAGGGCACATTCAGATTTTAACTTCGGAAAGGATTGCCAAGAGAATGAATTGCTAAAGGACACATGACAAGCAATTTTTAACGCACAACAGATACAAGTCACAAAGGTTGTGGATAATTTGGTCAATCTTGAAGGATCTCGGCCAGCTAGGAAGCACAAGTCAATAAGACTTAAATCACACTTATTATGATTTTCCTACTACAAGTGTAgacataataaatataaaattttgctCATTAAGTCAAAAACAAGATGAAAGGAAAAAGTGTGATTTACCCTCAAACTAGTGTCAGCACCAAAAGGAGAtctaagttttccataatgTTGACAAGCTATCTTGAGCAAAGAAAGAAGCAACCTCAATACTTCGCCTTTTCTATAATCCATGTCAGGTGATTCACACCCTGTAATCCTCTCATCAATCCATTTGTTCAACTCTTTACTTGCAACACTCCCACCAACCAATGGACCTGGAAAGGATTGTTTGCACAAAGCATGAAAATAACCAGAGGCACCTGATCCAAGGCTTGAAGGATCCGTGTTTCCCATGACAACTTCCATCAAGTTCAGAACAGAAATTGAGCCTCCTACGGGATCCTTCACATAAAACAAACATACGTGATTAGCCctttgataatatttatattaaaacgTTCCAGTTGGCTATTTCTCTGAGAGAAAGTATATTGGAATTGAAAGAAGCAAAAATATTCACTCAAGAGAGCCTTATACAGAGATTTGATTTTTCaacaaattataacaaaacaaaagtctTCCAGCAGGGGCGTGGAGGTGCACATCATAAAAACATAGGACAACATCATAACTATATTCTTGTTTCCTTATCTCGGTATTTTGGCAACCAAATGGAGCATTAAAGAGAAGTAGAAGATTCCAAGGCCCAACCTGGCTTCCATACGATGAGCTACTGAGAGGACTATTATCTTTCATTACAATGAGTTTTCCACCAAAACCAAAAGCCACCAGGGCATGTGGAGGACGCCCAGCAGATGATCTTCCTACATTGGGAGCATAAGAAGTTTGATGGCCATTCTCAAAAGATTGCTGGGAAAAACCAACGGTTTTCTGACTGCCAAAATAATCGTTCGAGAATTTTGTTTGTTCATTTGGCTTCAGATTTGGCTGATTAAACTGCTGACTAAAGTTCCCATCAGGGACAAAGCTTTTAAATTCAAAAGTTCCATTAGCCCTACCATGACTCTGGCTCCCTCCGTTGTAAATTGAAACTGCTCCAAAGGAATTGAAAGACTCCTGTTGATCAATGTTTACAGAAGCCTTAGAACTATAAGAATTATCCAATTGCTGGTTTCCACCCAAAGTCGTAAAAGCCTCACTCTTTAGAACAGTTTCAGTTGGCCATGTACTCAAATCCCGCTGATGATTATTACTGTAAGCCCCGGCCCAGCTTCCATCTTGGCCTTGGCTACCAAAACCTTGAGACGCATAATTGTCAGCTTGCCCATACTCACCATATAAGCTAtcattgatttgattaaaacTAGCAGGTGAAACAAACCCATTTTGATGCTGCTGCTGATCATGGGTCAGAACAGTTGATTGAATGGACGAAGTGTAAGTATCCAATGTGCGCCACTCTTGCGCAATTGTATCATAATACCAACCAGGGTACTGAGGATCAAACACCATATGATCTGGGTACCCGTTATTCCCATGCGAATACACACTCTCGGTCGTGCTAGTTTCAGTCACAGTTGCCACAGCAGGCTGAGCAGCTTGCTGCATATAAGAAACCTCTGTTTTCCTATCGGAAACAGCACCCCAATCACTGGCCGAATCATGAACATCCGCCACCGCTGTCGCATCATAACCATCCACTTGATACCATTGCCCGGTATTCGAGTCATACTTCCACCCCGGATAGAGATTTTCCCAATACTGACTACTATTTAAATCCTGCCCATTCGTACTTTGTTCCAGGGACGCACCATAAACTTGACCCTCCTGATAATTCGCATAATTAACCGAATTATTCATACCATCAGCTACACATTCACCCTTGGCCGACACAATTCTCGCTTCCTTATTCAACTTATCGCCCACATTCCCCGGGAAATCACCGGCACCGCCTCCCAATTCACTGAAAAAATCCGAGTACGAACCAAACCCCTTGCTGCCATTCTGCACCGAATCCGAGTCCGCGTGAAACGAATTCCACCCCACCTCCTTAACCGCTGACCCCCCGGATCCACTGCTCTTGCTCACGGACAAATCCGACAGGAATTCAGATCCTATCCCATCATTACTGGACTCCAATATGCTATCACATCCAATCGAATTCGCCGAAACCAACGAATTCCTCTCCTCCGCATGAGCGCCCACCGATTCTTCCCCGCCATCCACGCAATCCTTTTCGCCTTCTGCTCCGAAATCGTCAAGTGCATGTCCAACCTCACCGATGCTCAGATTCGCGAACGCCTTAGCGTCGTCAGAATCGCTGCCGTCAGCGAAGTGAGGGTTTGATCCGGTGGTGGCCGTGGGACCGAACTCATCGTCGACCAGTTTATCGAAGAAATCCTCGTCCGTCTGATCCTCCACCTGAAAGGAAGGATTCGAAGCCATTCCCCAAGCCCTAATCCTTCACGATCCCTCTCGATCACACCTAAATTCGCACAATTCACCCCCAATAATCTCAAATTTCacacaaaattacaattttccCGACCCGACAGCTCGAAATTCGAGTTGTGACGTTAATAACTCCTCGAGATCCGACACCACAAAGCAGAATTTTACCTCAAAATCACGGTTTCCCAAAACCCAACCCTGAATCGAAGCTATATAACCCTTAGACGAACAAGATCTAGGGCTTTTGAGGTCTTTACAACCCTAGAACCAGAAATAAAGCAACACACTCCAAAATTTTACGAATTTCGGCCTCAATTCGACGCATTGagttgaagcaaaagtaaataatttaacaaaaccGAAGTTCACTTACAGATCCAGAGGAGGAATAGcaaagagaaacaataaaacgagaagagagagagagcccccCTAAATCGCACCCACCTAGAGCCGCCTCGTCTATTGATTTTAGgtttatttctttatatttttcagttttctctattttttctgtgtctttttttttttttcctttttctttttccttttattttcttaccgCCAGAAAGGTTTGGTGAATGTGTGTATATACGTGGGGCTGTGCATGCTATTTGCCTTGTTCCGCTCAATATTTTTCAGCTTCCACACTCCATCACTTGGCTGTAACAAGAATAGAATACGACGTGGCGGTGGTGCCGCTATAAAGTTTGATGTAGAATAAACACGAGTTGTCACTGCATTATTCTAACACGTAATAATATATTCTTTTATGCTCcttttgtttcgacgtaaaatgatttttggaaaatgatttcggcattttccggtgtttggtaggggagaaaataatagtcaaccgaaaaatgatttctatttgaccaaaaatatttagtaaatttcgaaaaatgatttacgctttttaaaagcgtaaatcattttccgaagacgccagacgcagtcgatctattttaaacagcacagtcgaccttcacgttcaagcagccgaccaccatcgaaatattgccggtatcggaatccaacatccgttaatgtcgccggaatctagcgacagaatccggccaccttcgccgaaatccggtcagccagattccggcgaccaatctgaCC contains:
- the LOC133854816 gene encoding protein transport protein SEC16B homolog; translation: MASNPSFQVEDQTDEDFFDKLVDDEFGPTATTGSNPHFADGSDSDDAKAFANLSIGEVGHALDDFGAEGEKDCVDGGEESVGAHAEERNSLVSANSIGCDSILESSNDGIGSEFLSDLSVSKSSGSGGSAVKEVGWNSFHADSDSVQNGSKGFGSYSDFFSELGGGAGDFPGNVGDKLNKEARIVSAKGECVADGMNNSVNYANYQEGQVYGASLEQSTNGQDLNSSQYWENLYPGWKYDSNTGQWYQVDGYDATAVADVHDSASDWGAVSDRKTEVSYMQQAAQPAVATVTETSTTESVYSHGNNGYPDHMVFDPQYPGWYYDTIAQEWRTLDTYTSSIQSTVLTHDQQQHQNGFVSPASFNQINDSLYGEYGQADNYASQGFGSQGQDGSWAGAYSNNHQRDLSTWPTETVLKSEAFTTLGGNQQLDNSYSSKASVNIDQQESFNSFGAVSIYNGGSQSHGRANGTFEFKSFVPDGNFSQQFNQPNLKPNEQTKFSNDYFGSQKTVGFSQQSFENGHQTSYAPNVGRSSAGRPPHALVAFGFGGKLIVMKDNSPLSSSSYGSQDPVGGSISVLNLMEVVMGNTDPSSLGSGASGYFHALCKQSFPGPLVGGSVASKELNKWIDERITGCESPDMDYRKGEVLRLLLSLLKIACQHYGKLRSPFGADTSLRENDSPESAVAKLFASAKRNGAQFGEYGALSHCLQKLPSEGQIKATASEVQNLLVSGRKREALQCAQEGQLWGPALVLASQLGDQFYVDTVKQMALQQLVAGSPLRTLCLLIAGQPAEVFSSHTTADPGLPGAVNMHQQPAQIGANCMFDDWEENLAVIAANRTKDDELVIIHLGDCLWKERSEITAAHICYLVAEANFESYSDSARLCLIGADHWKFPRTYASPEAIQRTELYEYSKVLGNSQFILLPFQPYKLIYAHMLAEVGKVSDSLRYCQAVLKSLKTGRAPEVETWKQLLLSLEERIRTHQQGGYTANLAPAKLVGKLLNFFDSTAHRVVGGLPPPAPSTSQGSFPGNEHYHQPTGPRVSTSQSTMAMSSLMPSASMEPISDWTADGNRMKMANRSVSEPDFGRTPRQVDSSKEMTSSNEQGKASVGASRFAPFGFGSQLLQKTVGLVLRPRSGRQAKLGETNKFYYDEKLKRWVEEGVEPPAEEAALPPPPPTTTAFQNGMSDYNLKSALQKEGIPTNQSLDYRSPTPSEHTSGIPSIPSGSNQFSARGRMGVRSRYVDTFNQGGGSPANLFQSPSVPSVKPSVAANAKFFIPTPASSGEETMEAIAENGQEETTTNEDPSTSFRNDSFQSPIPSSSMPIQRFPSMGSVPGKGVVTNGKVSLSSHSRRTASWGGSFSDQFSPPNTAEIKPLGEALGMPPSSFMPNDEPLMRMPTSGGSFGDDLHEVEL